The following coding sequences are from one Salvia hispanica cultivar TCC Black 2014 chromosome 3, UniMelb_Shisp_WGS_1.0, whole genome shotgun sequence window:
- the LOC125213560 gene encoding receptor protein kinase TMK1-like, whose product MASSALFFFTVFSFLVAAARSQSGDAAVMQELKKSINAPSQLGWTDPDPCNWKSVTCSRDKRVTRIQIRQQNLQGSLPPSLGKLTSLQTLEVQNNQLSGALPSLAGLNSLQTLSVNNNNFTSVPPDFFDGMTSLQEVSMDYNPFTSWQIPAGLKSASALQKFTATSANISGPFPDFFGAATFSSLTNLHLAFNNIWGPLPASLAGSSIQSLWLNGQMVGMNGSISVLQNMTQLTQIWLHKNDFSGPLPDFTGLIQLQDLSLRQNSFTGPVPDSLVGLTTLATVNLTSNKLQGKTPKFGGAVKVDMTPGSNSFCLPDPGVECDSRVNALLDVARDFGYPATFADNWKGNDPCDSWKGITCTQKNITVVNFKGMALSGTISPSFAKLTSLQRLVLSNNNLTGTIPTELTTLPNLVELDISNNQIYGKVPQFKTSVDVKTTGNVNIGKDGPPPTEPDGKKNPDGSGSGSGKKSYTGVVVGSVVGGLCILAFAGALVFCLYRGKRKRSGRVQSPHTTVIHPRLSGSDDAVKITIAGSSANGGGGTGETNSHGSSGPSDIHIVEAGNMVISIQVLRNVTDNFSERNILGKGGFGTVYKGELHDGTKIAVKRMESGVISENGLEEFRSEIAVLTKVRHRHLVALLGYCLDGNERLLVFEYMPQGTLSRFLFSWKDEGLQPLEWMKRLTIALDVARGVEYLHGLAQQSFIHRDLKPSNILLGDDMRAKVADFGLVRLAPDGKASIATKLAGTFGYLAPEYAVTGRVSTKIDVFSFGVILMEIITGRKALDESFPDDRQHLVPWFRRMLINKDTFRKAIDQSIEVTEETLGSICTVGELAGHCSAREPHQRPDMGHVVNVLSSLAELWKPSEPADPDDVYGIDYDMTLPQVLKKWQALEGMSLIDGDATSSSYPGSNDNTQTSIPIRPSGFADSFTSADGR is encoded by the exons ATGGCGTCATCAGCATTGTTTTTTTTCACCGTCTTTTCGTTTCTAGTCGCCGCCGCCCGCTCTCAATCCGGCGACGCGGCGGTGATGCAGGAATTAAAGAAGAGCATCAACGCGCCGAGTCAACTCGGGTGGACCGACCCAGACCCCTGCAATTGGAAGTCCGTCACCTGCTCCAGAGACAAACGCGTCACCAGGATCCAAATCAGGCAACAAAACCTCCAGGGCTCGCTGCCTCCCTCCCTCGGAAAGCTCACATCTCTCCAAACTCTGGAGGTCCAAAACAACCAGCTCTCCGGCGCCCTCCCGAGTCTCGCCGGCTTGAACTCGCTGCAAACGCTCTCcgtcaacaacaacaacttCACCTCCGTCCCTCCCGACTTCTTCGACGGTATGACCTCTCTGCAAGAGGTCTCCATGGATTACAATCCCTTCACCTCTTGGCAAATTCCGGCCGGCCTCAAGAGCGCCTCCGCTCTGCAAAAATTTACGGCCACCTCCGCGAATATCTCCGGACCGTTTCCCGATTTTTTCGGGGCCGCGACGTTTTCGAGCTTGACTAATCTGCACTTGGCGTTCAACAATATCTGGGGCCCGTTGCCGGCGTCGTTGGCTGGCTCCTCGATTCAGAGCCTGTGGCTCAACGGCCAGATGGTTGGAATGAACGGCTCCATTTCTGTTCTGCAAAACATGACTCAGTTGACTCAAATCTGGCTGCACAAAAATGATTTCTCCGGCCCATTGCCTGATTTCACTGGGTTGATTCAATTGCAGGATTTGTCTTTGAGGCAGAATAGCTTTACCGGCCCTGTGCCCGACTCTTTGGttggattgacaaccctagcGACAGTTAATTTGACGAGTAATAAGCTGCAAGggaaaacccccaaatttgGCGGCGCTGTGAAGGTTGATATGACTCCCGGTAGCAACAGTTTCTGCTTGCCCGATCCCGGCGTAGAATGTGATTCCCGCGTTAATGCTTTGCTCGATGTGGCGAGGGATTTTGGGTATCCTGCTACATTTGCTGATAACTGGAAAGGAAATGATCCCTGTGATTCCTGGAAAGGGATTACCTGCACTCAAAAGAACATCACCGTGGTGAATTTTAAAGGAATGGCTCTCTCTGGGACTATTTCCCCGAGCTTCGCCAAACTCACGTCGCTGCAGAGGCTGGTTCTGTCGAATAATAACTTGACAGGAACCATTCCGACCGAGCTCACCACATTGCCCAATCTCGTGGAGCTCGACATTTCGAATAATCAGATTTATGGAAAGGTTCCCCAATTCAAGACTAGTGTGGATGTGAAGACTACTGGGAATGTCAACATTGGCAAGGATGGCCCACCACCTACTGAGCCTGATGGGAAAAAAAATCCAGACGGTAGTGGGTCAGGCAGTGGCAAGAAATCTTATACTGGAGTTGTTGTAGGTTCGGTAGTTGGGGGGCTTTGCATTCTTGCCTTCGCTGGTGCGCTGGTCTTCTGTCTTTATAGAGGCAAGCGCAAGCGCAGTGGGAGGGTTCAGTCTCCTCACACGACAGTCATACATCCACGTCTCTCGGGCTCTGACGATGCTGTCAAGATCACCATTGCTGGTTCAAGTGCCAATGGTGGTGGTGGCACGGGTGAGACCAACAGCCATGGGAGCAGTGGTCCGAGTGACATCCACATTGTCGAGGCTGGTAATATGGTGATCTCTATTCAAGTTCTGAGAAACGTGACAGACAACTTCAGTGAGCGAAACATACTGGGGAAAGGTGGATTCGGGACTGTCTACAAGGGGGAGCTGCACGATGGGACTAAGATTGCAGTGAAGCGGATGGAGTCTGGTGTGATCAGTGAGAATGGGTTAGAGGAGTTTAGGTCTGAGATCGCTGTTCTTACAAAAGTAAGGCATAGGCATTTGGTTGCTCTGTTGGGGTATTGCTTGGACGGGAATGAGAGGCTGCTTGTTTTCGAGTACATGCCTCAGGGGACGCTTAGCAGGTTTCTCTTCAGCTGGAAAGATGAGGGTTTGCAGCCTCTGGAATGGATGAAGAGGCTGACTATTGCACTCGATGTTGCTAGAGGGGTCGAATACCTCCATGGTTTGGCTCAGCAGAGCTTTATTCACCGGGATCTTAAGCCGTCTAATATCCTACTTGGAGATGATATGAGGGCTAAGGTAGCAGATTTTGGACTTGTTAGGCTTGCTCCTGATGGAAAAGCTTCAATTGCGACCAAACTGGCTGGAACATTCGGTTATCTTGCACCAGAGTATGCAG TGACGGGGCGAGTGAGTACTAAGATCGATGTGTTCAGCTTTGGAGTGATTCTAATGGAGATAATCACTGGAAGGAAAGCTTTAGACGAATCATTCCCAGACGACAGACAGCATCTTGTCCCGTGGTTCAGGCGCATGCTGATCAACAAGGACACATTCCGCAAAGCCATTGATCAATCGATTGAAGTGACTGAGGAGACTTTGGGTAGCATCTGCACGGTGGGAGAGTTGGCTGGGCACTGCTCTGCTAGGGAGCCCCATCAGAGGCCCGACATGGGACATGTGGTGAATGTGCTTTCCTCTCTGGCAGAGCTGTGGAAGCCATCTGAGCCTGCTGATCCCGACGACGTGTATGGTATTGATTACGACATGACCTTGCCTCAGGTGCTCAAGAAGTGGCAGGCGCTCGAGGGAATGAGCTTGATCGATGGGGATGCGACCTCCTCGTCTTACCCTGGGAGCAACGACAACACTCAGACGAGTATACCCATCCGCCCCTCTGGCTTTGCGGATTCCTTCACATCGGCTGACGGCCGATGA
- the LOC125209744 gene encoding RNA demethylase ALKBH10B, protein MAMQSGAMVVPDKIPVQWYNHQQQPPHYQVDEREGCLMWLRGEFAAANAIIDALCHHLMAVGEPGEYEGVIGSVQQRRCNWNPILHMQQYYSVADVVYALQQVGWRRSQKVVGFEGGAPARMGGGGGGGNEFRRGGGRGQRGGLEVQNFGGEMNKKDLNNGYCKSNLKMIEKLDEGDKAKVEKEEDSEVTGLDEKSEENGTATTQRSTQEAVAHADAEAEDRGSCNMDGSGLVEKSNLEVSPKSFVASEICDGISVNIAEGLKLYEDLFDDSEILKLNNLVNDLRAAGKRGQLQGQTFVALKRPMKGHGREMIQLGVPIADAPPEDEVASGTSRDPKIEPIPVALQDVVERLLNKNVVSTKPDSAIIDIFNEGDHSQPNIWPQWFGRPVCVISLTVCEMSFGKAMPVDNPGSYRCALKLSLSPGSTIVMQGRSADVARHAIPSLQRQRMLVTLVKSQSKKTIGGDAHRILPPTTPWVPPPSRPPSHIRPGAAKYFGPVPPTGVSPAHQQLPPPNGIQVQPMFVSAPVAPGIAYPAPVALPPTSAGWPAAPPRHPKPRLPVPGTGVFLPSQGSSKPSNQTAATENNSMETLGSAEENSAGKSNGSLSSPKVDGEATKQEYSGSSDKSKDDEQECSGGAV, encoded by the exons ATGGCGATGCAATCGGGGGCTATGGTGGTGCCTGATAAAATCCCGGTGCAATGGTACAACCACCAGCAACAGCCGCCGCATTATCAGGTGGATGAGAGGGAGGGGTGTTTGATGTGGCTGAGAGGTGAATTTGCAGCTGCCAACGCGATAATCGACGCGCTGTGCCACCATTTGATGGCGGTGGGTGAGCCTGGGGAATATGAGGGTGTGATAGGGTCCGTTCAGCAGAGGAGGTGTAATTGGAATCCAATTTTGCATATGCAGCAGTACTACTCGGTGGCGGATGTTGTTTATGCGCTGCAGCAGGTTGGTTGGAGGAGGTCGCAGAAGGTGGTGGGGTTTGAGGGGGGTGCGCCTGCGAGGATgggtggtggaggaggaggagggaatGAGTTTAGGAGAGGAGGAGGCAGGGGACAGAGAGGGGGACTTGAGGTGCAGAATTTTGGTGGAGAGATGAACAAGAAGGATCTCAACAATGGCTACTGTAAAAGCAATCTGAAAATGATTGAGAAACTGGATGAAGGGGACAAGGCAAAGGTGGAGAAGGAGGAGGATTCAGAAG TGACGGGACTCGATGAAAAATCTGAAGAAAATGGTACAGCAACAACACAGAGAAGTACACAAGAAGCTGTTGCTCATGCAGATGCTGAGGCGGAGGACAGGG GGTCTTGCAATATGGATGGATCTGGATTAGTCGAGAAATCGAACCTTGAAGTTTCTCCAAAATCTTTTGTTGCTTCTGAGATATGTGATGGAATATCA GTTAATATAGCTGAAGGACTTAAGCTCTATGAAGATTTATTTGATGATTCAGAAATTTTAAAGCTAAATAATCTGGTAAACGATTTGAGAGCTGCTGGGAAGCGAGGGCAGCTGCAAG GTCAAACTTTTGTTGCTTTAAAGAGACCCATGAAGGGACATGGAAGAGAGATGATTCAATTGGGTGTCCCCATTGCAGACGCACCTCCTGAAGACGAAGTTGCTTCAGGAACTTCTAGAG ATCCAAAAATTGAGCCCATCCCGGTGGCGCTGCAAGATGTTGTTGAACGGTtacttaataaaaatgttGTTAGCACCAAACCGGACTCAGCCATCATTGATATCTTTAATGAG GGTGATCACTCTCAGCCTAATATCTGGCCACAATGGTTTGGAAGGCCTGTGTGTGTAATATCCTTGACAGTGTGTGAGATGTCCTTCGGTAAGGCAATGCCAGTGGATAATCCAGGAAGCTATCGCTGTGCTTTGAAACTCTCTCTTTCACCAGG ATCAACTATCGTAATGCAAGGGAGATCTGCAGATGTTGCCAGGCATGCGATACCGTCCCTGCAGAGACAGCGAATGCTTGTTACATTGGTGAAGTCGCAATCTAAGAAAACCATTGGCGGTGATGCTCACCGTATTCTACCTCCTACCACCCCTTGGGTTCCACCCCCTAGTAGGCCACCAAGTCATATTCGCCCCGGTGCTGCAAAATATTTTGGCCCTGTACCACCCACTGGTGTATCACCTGCTCATCAGCAGCTACCCCCACCTAATGGAATCCAGGTCCAACCAATGTTTGTATCTGCCCCTGTAGCACCAGGCATAGCGTATCCGGCACCAGTTGCTCTCCCTCCTACATCTGCTGGATGGCCTGCAGCTCCTCCACGGCATCCTAAGCCTCGCCTGCCAGTCCCCGGCACAGGAGTTTTCCTTCCATCACAGGGCTCCAGTAAACCATCAAATCAGACCGCAGCAACTGAAAACAATAGCATGGAGACTTTAGGCAGTGCAGAGGAGAACAGTGCAGGGAAATCAAATGGTTCTCTCTCCTCCCCAAAAGTTGACGGTGAAGCCACAAAACAGGAGTACAGTGGCAGCAGTGACAAATCGAAGGATGACGAGCAGGAATGCTCAGGTGGGGCAGTTTAG